In one window of Massilibacterium senegalense DNA:
- a CDS encoding sulfite exporter TauE/SafE family protein: MDIGFIVLIFMIGFVGSFISGMVGIGGSIIKYPMLLYIPPLLGFTAFTAHEVSGISAIQVFFATIGGVWAYRKGGYLNKKLIIYMGTAILLGSFIGGYGSRLLEENMINVVYGILATIAAVMMFIPKKQIDDIPFDQVTFNKWLAAILAFIVGLGAGIVGAAGAFLLVPIMLVVLKIPTRMTIASSLAITFISSIGSTIGKIATGQIVWLPAVIMIVASLIAAPIGANVGKKVNTKVLQWILATLIVATAIKIWIDLL, encoded by the coding sequence ATGGATATAGGCTTTATTGTACTAATCTTTATGATTGGATTTGTTGGATCGTTCATTTCAGGAATGGTCGGTATTGGAGGATCCATTATTAAATATCCGATGTTGTTGTATATTCCACCACTTTTAGGATTTACAGCATTTACTGCCCATGAAGTATCAGGTATTAGTGCCATCCAAGTATTTTTCGCAACAATTGGTGGTGTATGGGCATATCGTAAAGGTGGATATTTAAATAAAAAATTAATTATTTATATGGGTACCGCAATTTTATTAGGTAGTTTTATCGGTGGATACGGTTCTCGTCTTTTAGAAGAAAATATGATTAATGTCGTGTACGGTATTTTAGCAACAATTGCAGCTGTGATGATGTTTATACCGAAAAAACAAATCGATGACATTCCATTTGATCAAGTAACATTTAACAAATGGTTAGCAGCAATCCTTGCGTTTATTGTAGGGCTTGGAGCTGGAATTGTTGGAGCAGCTGGTGCCTTTTTATTAGTGCCAATTATGTTAGTTGTATTGAAAATTCCGACACGAATGACGATAGCTTCTTCGCTTGCGATTACGTTTATTTCTTCTATTGGTTCTACAATAGGAAAAATCGCAACAGGACAAATTGTGTGGCTACCAGCAGTTATTATGATTGTAGCAAGCTTAATCGCTGCGCCAATTGGAGCTAACGTTGGTAAAAAAGTAAATACAAAAGTTTTACAATGGATTTTAGCAACTTTAATTGTTGCTACGGCTATTAAAATTTGGATTGACTTATTATAA
- a CDS encoding 3-oxoacyl-ACP reductase translates to MKLTEQVVLVTGGARGLGKEITKAFAEEGAKVVINYFSSQEAAEQLASEIGSEKAVAIQADVRHPQDVQTMFEKAANYFNQPVSTVVNNALVNFKFDPINQKNAEEIEWEQYLGQFEGSVKAALNTTKAALAGMKEQKFGRIINIGTNLFQNPVVPYHEYTTGKAALLGFTRNMARDLGPHNITMNMVSGGLLKTTDASRATTDEVFELIRQSTPMQQVTTPEDLAQAVLFFASPWARAVTGQNLVVDRGLVMD, encoded by the coding sequence ATGAAACTAACAGAACAAGTAGTATTAGTGACAGGCGGAGCACGCGGGTTAGGGAAAGAAATTACGAAAGCATTTGCGGAAGAAGGGGCTAAAGTCGTTATCAACTATTTCAGCAGTCAAGAAGCAGCGGAACAACTAGCATCTGAAATTGGTAGCGAAAAGGCTGTTGCTATTCAAGCGGATGTTCGTCATCCACAGGACGTACAAACAATGTTTGAAAAAGCTGCAAACTATTTTAACCAACCAGTATCTACGGTAGTAAATAATGCGTTAGTGAATTTTAAATTTGATCCAATTAATCAAAAAAATGCCGAAGAAATTGAATGGGAACAATATTTAGGGCAATTTGAAGGTAGCGTAAAAGCTGCATTAAATACAACGAAGGCTGCATTAGCAGGAATGAAGGAACAAAAATTTGGTCGGATTATTAACATTGGGACAAATTTATTCCAAAATCCAGTCGTTCCATATCATGAGTATACAACAGGAAAAGCAGCATTACTTGGGTTTACAAGAAACATGGCTCGTGATTTAGGTCCACATAATATTACGATGAACATGGTATCAGGTGGATTATTAAAAACGACAGATGCAAGCCGTGCCACAACGGATGAAGTGTTTGAATTGATTCGTCAAAGTACACCGATGCAACAAGTAACGACACCGGAAGACTTAGCGCAAGCGGTTCTGTTTTTTGCTTCCCCATGGGCTCGTGCGGTTACTGGTCAGAACTTAGTAGTCGATCGCGGATTAGTAATGGATTAA
- a CDS encoding LolA family protein: MSCSNSKVTTADLFQKGLDEKKEHHSYYMEVEMVTKEPKKKEEYTIKSWYEKDTHKNRMEVYQKGKKDSIYIFDGETTYYYDVKNKEVLTIDGVDYMQESDVFFAQRAMDTLITLQKTHEINILGEEKVAKRQTYKIKAEPKKEGTLYQEQQLWIDQKTWLPLKLEASMGDINVKYEVKMINYSPMLNEKLFVLKVPKDVVFKKMEDTMSYQDVTLAEAKKAIGYPFLYLPNESSISMEKIEKFEMTLDGEEITEISIYYFKNNAPYFTMTFFEKTEALEESLGLKEVTVRGKKGEMMDDQIRNLSWVEEELVYSIDFEDESLTLEDMLTLSERFVFYE, translated from the coding sequence ATGTCTTGTTCGAACTCCAAGGTGACAACAGCAGACTTGTTTCAAAAAGGATTAGATGAAAAAAAAGAGCATCATTCTTATTATATGGAAGTAGAGATGGTCACCAAAGAACCGAAGAAAAAAGAAGAATATACTATCAAGTCGTGGTATGAAAAAGATACGCATAAAAATCGAATGGAAGTATACCAAAAAGGAAAGAAAGATTCGATTTATATTTTTGACGGAGAAACAACGTACTATTATGATGTAAAAAATAAAGAAGTGTTAACGATTGATGGTGTCGATTACATGCAAGAGTCCGATGTTTTTTTTGCTCAGCGTGCCATGGATACGTTAATTACGTTGCAAAAAACACATGAAATTAACATATTAGGGGAAGAAAAAGTAGCGAAAAGACAAACATATAAAATAAAGGCGGAACCAAAAAAAGAAGGAACGTTGTATCAAGAACAACAATTATGGATTGATCAAAAAACATGGTTGCCTTTAAAACTGGAAGCTTCAATGGGAGATATAAATGTCAAATATGAAGTAAAAATGATTAATTATTCCCCAATGCTTAATGAAAAGTTATTCGTCTTAAAAGTCCCAAAAGATGTCGTGTTCAAAAAAATGGAAGACACGATGTCTTATCAAGATGTAACGTTAGCCGAAGCAAAGAAAGCAATTGGTTATCCCTTTTTATATTTACCGAATGAATCTTCCATATCAATGGAAAAAATAGAAAAGTTTGAAATGACACTTGATGGTGAAGAAATAACAGAAATTAGTATTTACTATTTTAAAAATAATGCCCCTTATTTTACGATGACTTTTTTTGAAAAGACAGAAGCATTAGAAGAGTCCCTTGGATTAAAAGAGGTGACTGTTAGAGGGAAAAAAGGGGAAATGATGGATGATCAAATTCGTAATTTATCGTGGGTAGAAGAAGAACTAGTGTATTCGATTGATTTTGAAGATGAGTCATTAACATTAGAGGATATGCTAACATTAAGTGAACGTTTTGTTTTTTATGAGTAA
- a CDS encoding HAMP domain-containing sensor histidine kinase, which translates to MKIKTWLIFSYLFVIFLPIVAGYGLFYMINHYDEKQGFLDLLTLSNKISKIDPMLQNPELYKLNPATSYKEIDKLADEKMKITLYRADGVQVYSSTKNQWLTTGITRLNYEELYRDLYKDTISYYSYSVKKPVLKQDQIVGIYEVTVAREQWLKGVQNRTVFVVSIFVLFILIMFSTVLYFLHRRLNRPLNGLMKQMTAFANKQPIPNVQYNRKDEIGELFQHFTKMREQIDQAGKLVEKEQREKEYMTASLSHDLKTPLTSIRAYNESLFFDYHLLSSKERGEYAKIIFEKIDYMKQMIDDLTTYTLLQSSQYKVELVQVDGEEFFEMLADGYEECVERKQGTFCYTIDVCGEYKVNAKQMIRLIDNLMGNAMQHLKENGQIGLCFVSDKRPLPDWVFPSFYDELNEWRRGGVLILVQNEGEGVPKEKIDMMFKPFVQLDEARTKQHARSSGLGLSIAKMIVDKHHGKIKMFSNNEEGTIVACWIENQVECDD; encoded by the coding sequence GTGAAAATTAAAACATGGCTTATTTTTTCCTATTTATTTGTTATTTTCTTACCGATTGTAGCAGGATATGGTCTTTTTTATATGATTAATCATTATGATGAAAAACAAGGTTTTTTAGATCTTTTAACACTCAGTAATAAAATCAGCAAAATCGATCCCATGTTACAAAATCCGGAATTATACAAATTAAACCCTGCTACAAGCTATAAAGAAATAGATAAATTAGCTGATGAAAAGATGAAAATTACGTTATATCGTGCAGATGGAGTACAGGTTTACTCCTCGACAAAAAATCAATGGTTAACGACAGGAATTACTCGTTTAAACTATGAAGAGTTATACCGTGATTTGTATAAAGACACGATTAGTTATTATTCTTATTCGGTTAAAAAACCAGTTTTAAAACAAGACCAAATTGTCGGGATTTATGAAGTGACAGTAGCGAGAGAACAATGGTTGAAAGGCGTACAAAATCGAACTGTTTTTGTTGTTTCTATTTTTGTTTTATTTATCTTGATTATGTTCAGCACTGTTTTATATTTTTTACATCGTCGATTAAATCGTCCGTTAAATGGATTAATGAAACAAATGACGGCATTTGCAAATAAACAACCAATTCCAAATGTTCAATACAACCGAAAAGATGAAATTGGCGAATTGTTTCAACATTTTACAAAAATGCGGGAACAAATTGACCAAGCAGGTAAACTAGTAGAAAAAGAACAACGAGAAAAAGAATATATGACTGCTTCTCTTTCGCATGATTTAAAGACACCACTTACTTCTATTCGAGCTTATAATGAATCATTATTTTTTGATTATCATTTACTTTCTTCTAAAGAACGCGGGGAGTATGCGAAGATTATTTTTGAAAAAATTGATTACATGAAACAAATGATTGATGATTTAACGACTTATACGTTGCTTCAATCTTCGCAATATAAAGTAGAGTTAGTACAAGTAGACGGTGAAGAGTTTTTTGAGATGTTAGCAGATGGGTATGAAGAGTGTGTAGAACGAAAACAGGGTACGTTTTGTTACACGATAGATGTGTGTGGAGAATATAAGGTGAATGCGAAACAAATGATTCGTCTGATCGATAATTTAATGGGGAATGCGATGCAACATTTAAAAGAAAATGGGCAGATTGGACTTTGTTTCGTTTCGGATAAACGTCCATTACCAGATTGGGTATTTCCTTCTTTTTATGATGAATTGAATGAATGGCGCCGAGGAGGCGTATTAATTTTAGTTCAAAATGAAGGGGAAGGAGTACCGAAAGAAAAAATAGACATGATGTTTAAGCCATTCGTACAGTTAGATGAAGCGCGGACGAAACAACATGCACGTAGTTCTGGATTAGGATTAAGCATTGCGAAAATGATTGTCGACAAACATCACGGAAAAATTAAAATGTTTTCTAATAATGAAGAAGGAACAATTGTTGCTTGTTGGATAGAAAATCAAGTGGAGTGTGACGACTAA
- a CDS encoding response regulator transcription factor, producing MSELKILLVEDDQEIARIIRDHLSRQGYIVTWASTGLEGWEDFQYEQYHLIIVDLMLPKMDGFTLCKNIRLASDVPIIIASARQEDEAKVKGLNIGADDYLTKPFSLVELAARIKSQIRRYERYTNKKVTDSIVRFQHGLAIDAKTKQVWMGEEEILLTQKEKALLFLLAKNPQQVFSKQELYEHVWQQTDEMGNNTVTVHVKSLRTKLKENSKKPKFIQTIWGTGYRFIGERLS from the coding sequence ATGTCTGAATTGAAAATTTTATTAGTAGAAGATGATCAAGAAATTGCTCGAATTATACGAGACCATTTATCGCGCCAAGGTTACATTGTTACATGGGCGTCAACCGGGCTTGAAGGATGGGAGGATTTTCAATACGAGCAATATCATTTAATAATTGTGGATTTAATGTTGCCGAAAATGGATGGGTTTACACTTTGTAAAAACATACGTCTTGCAAGCGATGTACCCATTATTATTGCGAGCGCACGGCAAGAAGATGAAGCAAAGGTAAAAGGATTAAACATAGGGGCGGATGATTATTTAACGAAGCCATTTAGTTTAGTAGAGTTAGCAGCTCGAATCAAATCGCAAATTAGACGGTATGAACGATATACAAATAAAAAAGTAACCGATTCGATTGTTCGTTTTCAACACGGTTTAGCAATCGATGCAAAGACAAAGCAAGTATGGATGGGGGAAGAAGAAATTTTACTTACCCAAAAAGAAAAAGCATTGTTATTTTTATTAGCAAAAAATCCCCAACAAGTGTTTTCAAAGCAAGAATTGTATGAGCATGTATGGCAACAAACAGACGAAATGGGAAATAATACGGTTACCGTTCATGTTAAAAGCTTGCGAACAAAACTAAAAGAAAATAGTAAAAAACCTAAGTTTATTCAAACTATTTGGGGGACAGGGTATCGGTTTATCGGGGAGAGACTTTCGTGA
- the thiS gene encoding sulfur carrier protein ThiS, producing the protein MEVYINGQLKTLPEEAKTIQDVVRHFDLEHKHVIIEHNQSIIQKEAYPLTTLSDRDAIEIVHFVGGG; encoded by the coding sequence ATGGAAGTATATATTAACGGACAATTAAAAACATTACCCGAGGAAGCAAAGACGATTCAAGATGTCGTTCGTCATTTTGATTTAGAACATAAACATGTCATCATTGAACATAATCAATCCATCATTCAAAAAGAAGCATACCCACTTACGACTTTATCTGATCGTGACGCTATTGAAATCGTCCACTTTGTCGGAGGTGGGTGA
- a CDS encoding ThiF family adenylyltransferase produces the protein MEERYSRQIRFTQIGKSGQKKLQNSHVLIIGAGALGSSSSEMLARAGVGTISILDRDYVDWSNLQRQTLYTEKDVIETLPKAIAAKRTLEAINSHITVHSYVIDATPETIEPLLSDVDMMLDATDNFETRFMINDLSIKYNIPWIYGACVGSYGMTHTIIPGETPCLSCLMEQFSPGNQTETCDTVGIISPAVHIVTAQQVTETLKYLVGAKEAMRTSVFSFNVWKNEYVNMNVKNLKRTDCPTCGKHTYPYLQMKHLTKTEALCGRNTVQIRPPQAIERDLPALAQMFESLQYDVQKNPFLISVELEKYRIVAFKDGRVLIHGTNDVVEAKTVYAHYFG, from the coding sequence ATAGAAGAACGGTATTCGAGACAAATACGCTTTACACAAATCGGAAAGTCTGGACAAAAAAAATTACAAAATAGTCACGTCCTTATTATTGGAGCAGGTGCACTCGGTTCTAGTTCTTCCGAAATGTTAGCACGTGCAGGCGTTGGTACGATTTCTATTTTAGACCGTGATTATGTGGATTGGAGTAATCTACAACGCCAAACGCTTTATACAGAAAAAGATGTCATCGAAACATTACCAAAAGCAATTGCTGCTAAACGTACGTTAGAAGCAATTAATTCACATATTACAGTGCATAGTTACGTCATCGATGCGACACCCGAAACAATCGAACCGCTTCTTTCTGACGTAGACATGATGTTAGACGCAACGGATAATTTTGAAACACGTTTTATGATTAACGATTTATCAATCAAATATAACATTCCATGGATTTACGGAGCTTGTGTCGGTAGTTACGGCATGACACACACCATTATTCCAGGAGAAACACCATGTTTATCTTGTTTAATGGAACAATTTTCTCCCGGTAATCAAACGGAAACATGTGATACAGTTGGTATTATTAGTCCCGCTGTTCATATCGTTACTGCACAACAAGTAACCGAAACATTAAAATATTTAGTCGGTGCAAAAGAAGCAATGCGCACTTCTGTTTTTTCGTTTAATGTGTGGAAAAATGAATATGTCAACATGAATGTAAAAAATTTAAAACGAACAGATTGTCCGACATGTGGAAAACATACATATCCTTATTTACAAATGAAACATTTAACGAAAACAGAAGCACTTTGTGGTAGAAATACAGTTCAAATTCGTCCACCACAAGCAATAGAACGAGATTTACCTGCCTTAGCGCAAATGTTTGAATCACTTCAGTACGACGTTCAAAAAAATCCGTTTTTAATTTCGGTAGAATTAGAAAAATATCGAATTGTTGCTTTTAAAGATGGCCGCGTGTTAATTCACGGAACGAACGATGTAGTAGAAGCAAAAACGGTCTATGCACATTATTTTGGATGA
- a CDS encoding nicotinate phosphoribosyltransferase, producing the protein MKSFHFQNLTMLTDLYQLTMMYGYFKAHPEKMNEEVVFDVFFRKNPFHNGYSLVAGLEQAIDYIKNLSFSHDDIQYLRQTGFFDDEDFFKELRNLRFTGEIYAMPEGTVAFPNEPIVRVKTRIFEAQLMETALLAIVGSQSLIATKANRIVNAANGRPVMEFGARRAQGAEAAITGARAAIIGGCSSTSNVYAAKRYDIPPAGTHAHSWVMSFPSELEAFRAYAKSYPDNLILLVDTYDVLKQGIPNAIKVFDEVHQWHGKPRAFGIRIDSGDITYLTKEARKMLTNAGYPDAKIVISNDLDEYVITDIQNQGAEVDAYGVGTKLITAYDQPAMGCVYKLAAKKVEEQWVPTLKKSENVEKITNPGIKKVIRFFNKEDHEAIVDLIMLEEEEIPEQPFEVFDPVHTWKRKIVDNAFYEELLQPIFANGECVYETPTLQKIQENVKRNLSHFSYTHTRLNNPHEYHVDLSERLWNVKMNLLKNATQPK; encoded by the coding sequence ATGAAATCATTCCATTTTCAAAATTTAACGATGTTAACAGATTTATATCAGTTAACGATGATGTACGGGTATTTTAAAGCCCATCCAGAAAAAATGAATGAAGAAGTTGTGTTTGATGTTTTTTTCCGCAAAAATCCTTTTCACAACGGTTATTCACTCGTTGCTGGGTTAGAACAAGCGATTGACTACATAAAAAATTTAAGTTTTAGCCATGATGACATTCAATATTTACGTCAAACTGGTTTTTTCGATGATGAAGACTTTTTTAAAGAACTTCGCAATTTACGATTTACGGGAGAAATCTATGCGATGCCTGAAGGAACAGTCGCATTTCCAAACGAACCAATTGTACGAGTAAAAACACGTATTTTTGAAGCACAATTAATGGAAACTGCTCTTTTAGCAATCGTCGGTTCACAAAGTTTAATCGCGACAAAAGCAAATCGAATTGTAAATGCAGCAAATGGACGTCCAGTCATGGAATTTGGTGCTCGTCGCGCCCAAGGGGCAGAAGCTGCCATTACTGGTGCACGCGCGGCCATTATCGGCGGTTGTTCTTCTACTTCTAACGTGTACGCTGCGAAACGGTATGACATTCCACCTGCTGGCACCCATGCCCACAGTTGGGTGATGAGCTTCCCTTCTGAATTAGAAGCATTTCGTGCGTATGCAAAATCTTATCCAGATAATTTAATTTTACTTGTGGATACATATGATGTATTAAAACAAGGAATACCGAATGCGATTAAAGTATTTGATGAGGTACATCAATGGCACGGAAAACCAAGAGCATTTGGCATTCGAATTGATAGTGGAGACATTACATATTTGACGAAAGAAGCACGGAAAATGCTTACAAACGCAGGATATCCAGATGCTAAAATTGTGATTTCGAACGATTTAGATGAATATGTCATCACCGATATTCAAAACCAAGGAGCAGAAGTGGATGCATACGGGGTAGGAACAAAATTAATCACTGCTTACGATCAACCAGCAATGGGTTGTGTTTATAAATTAGCTGCAAAAAAGGTAGAAGAGCAATGGGTACCAACATTAAAAAAATCAGAAAACGTCGAGAAAATAACGAATCCTGGGATTAAAAAAGTCATTCGTTTTTTCAATAAAGAAGATCATGAAGCGATTGTCGATTTAATTATGTTAGAAGAGGAAGAAATACCCGAACAACCATTTGAAGTTTTTGATCCCGTTCATACGTGGAAACGAAAAATAGTGGATAATGCTTTTTATGAAGAATTACTACAACCAATTTTCGCGAACGGCGAATGTGTCTATGAAACGCCGACCTTACAAAAAATTCAAGAAAACGTCAAACGAAATTTATCTCATTTTTCTTATACGCATACAAGATTAAATAATCCGCATGAATACCATGTTGATCTTTCTGAACGACTATGGAACGTCAAAATGAACCTTCTAAAAAATGCAACACAACCTAAATAA
- a CDS encoding DUF485 domain-containing protein yields the protein MLAEKQQAKKSLLLPYQKIAKSEEFKQLMQAKRRFIIPWSIFFFIFFFTLPIMASYTNVLDRPAFGSITWAWVFAFAEFVMTWTLCTLYLQKAKKFDAMSEKILEKYGDLGGNKS from the coding sequence ATGTTAGCGGAAAAACAACAAGCTAAAAAATCGTTATTATTACCTTATCAAAAAATTGCGAAGTCGGAAGAATTTAAGCAACTAATGCAAGCGAAAAGGCGGTTTATTATTCCTTGGTCTATTTTCTTTTTTATTTTCTTTTTTACTTTGCCAATCATGGCTTCTTACACAAATGTACTAGACCGGCCAGCATTCGGTTCGATTACGTGGGCATGGGTTTTTGCATTTGCTGAATTTGTGATGACGTGGACACTTTGTACACTGTATTTACAAAAAGCTAAAAAATTCGATGCGATGAGTGAAAAAATTCTTGAAAAATACGGTGACTTAGGAGGGAATAAATCGTGA
- a CDS encoding solute symporter family protein, protein MNTTAFILFLSIVGLTLVITYFASKKTKSASDFYTADGGLTGWQNGLAIAGDYMSAASFLGIAGMIALAGFDGFFYSVGYLVAYLVVLYIVAEPLRNLGRFTLADMITARFDSGKVRGVAALNTISISIFYMIAQLVGAGALIKLLLGIEYWVSVLIVGILMTVYVVFGGMTATSWVQISKAVLLMAGTFIISLIVFAKFDFSVFKMFETVKTASPLGETFLNPGNKFKDPLDTISLNLALVLGTAGLPHILIRFFTVKDAPTARKSVIYATWLIGAFYIMTIFLGFGAIAFVGHDNIIAANAAGNMAAPLLAQAIGGDFLFAFVSAVAFATILAVVAGLVLSAASAFAHDFYSSILKKGKATEREQVVAARIASIAVSVLSIILALFAQKLNVAFLVALAFAVAASANLPIILFTIFWKRFNTGGAVTGMLVGLISSLVLITLSPSVWNPEPGVAILTGTAIFPLENPGIVSIPLGFLGAIIGTFVFSTKRDTEKYTEIVVNAHTGLKVAQNQQA, encoded by the coding sequence GTGAATACAACAGCTTTTATTCTTTTTTTATCGATTGTCGGCTTAACACTAGTCATTACGTATTTCGCTTCTAAAAAAACAAAGTCTGCTAGTGATTTTTATACAGCAGATGGTGGGTTAACAGGTTGGCAAAATGGACTGGCTATCGCTGGTGACTACATGTCTGCTGCTTCCTTCCTAGGGATTGCTGGAATGATTGCGTTAGCGGGATTTGATGGGTTCTTTTATAGTGTCGGGTATTTAGTTGCTTATTTAGTCGTTCTTTACATTGTGGCAGAGCCACTTCGTAATTTAGGACGTTTTACATTGGCAGACATGATTACCGCTCGTTTTGATAGCGGAAAAGTCCGCGGTGTTGCAGCACTCAATACGATTTCGATCTCCATTTTTTATATGATTGCGCAACTCGTTGGAGCGGGTGCACTCATTAAACTATTACTAGGAATTGAGTACTGGGTTTCTGTCTTAATCGTTGGAATTTTAATGACAGTGTATGTCGTATTCGGTGGTATGACTGCGACAAGTTGGGTACAAATTTCAAAGGCCGTTTTATTAATGGCAGGTACGTTTATTATTTCCCTTATTGTTTTTGCAAAATTTGATTTCAGTGTCTTTAAAATGTTTGAAACAGTAAAAACAGCTTCGCCACTTGGTGAAACGTTTTTAAACCCTGGAAACAAATTTAAAGATCCACTCGATACAATTTCATTAAACTTAGCACTCGTTTTAGGAACAGCTGGTTTACCGCATATTTTAATTCGATTCTTTACCGTAAAAGATGCACCAACAGCGCGTAAATCCGTTATTTATGCAACTTGGTTAATCGGAGCATTTTACATTATGACGATTTTCTTAGGTTTTGGTGCAATTGCTTTTGTTGGTCACGATAACATTATTGCAGCAAACGCAGCTGGAAATATGGCAGCACCGTTATTAGCTCAAGCAATTGGCGGAGACTTCTTATTTGCATTCGTATCAGCTGTAGCGTTTGCTACGATTTTAGCGGTAGTGGCAGGGCTTGTATTATCCGCAGCATCTGCTTTTGCTCATGATTTTTACAGTTCTATTTTGAAAAAAGGAAAAGCCACAGAACGCGAACAAGTAGTGGCGGCTCGAATCGCATCGATTGCGGTATCTGTTTTATCGATTATCCTTGCTTTATTTGCACAAAAATTAAATGTTGCATTCCTCGTTGCACTTGCATTTGCTGTGGCAGCAAGCGCAAATTTACCGATTATTTTATTCACAATTTTCTGGAAACGTTTTAACACAGGTGGAGCAGTAACAGGTATGTTGGTCGGATTAATTTCTTCGTTAGTACTTATTACTCTATCTCCATCTGTATGGAATCCAGAACCTGGTGTTGCGATTCTAACTGGAACGGCTATTTTCCCACTTGAAAACCCAGGAATTGTATCAATTCCATTAGGATTTTTAGGTGCAATCATTGGGACATTCGTATTCTCAACAAAACGTGATACAGAAAAGTATACGGAAATTGTTGTCAATGCTCATACTGGTTTAAAAGTGGCTCAAAACCAACAAGCGTAA
- a CDS encoding sirohydrochlorin chelatase → MEAILYVVHGTRVKKGIEEASSCVQKFMNQFPTPIQEIAFLEFQHPTMEEAFERMIEKGATMIYVFPLLLFAAGHAKKDIPIIIEKMKKRYPFVTIEHTGAFGVCHELVEIIVERIKQAPIQENEKTAYLLVGRGSTDKEAYHDFLEMKHRIAKAMQLPITECFLAARTPTVEETVQQAKEQGYTQIVLIPYLLFSGRLMTRLKRIQQTETCPVVVCHPIGYHSNLITFFQRYFKKVS, encoded by the coding sequence ATGGAAGCGATTCTTTATGTGGTGCACGGAACGAGAGTAAAAAAAGGAATAGAAGAAGCATCATCTTGTGTCCAGAAGTTTATGAATCAATTTCCTACTCCCATTCAAGAAATAGCATTTTTAGAGTTTCAACATCCGACGATGGAAGAAGCGTTTGAACGAATGATTGAAAAAGGTGCAACGATGATTTATGTTTTTCCGTTATTATTATTTGCTGCAGGACATGCAAAAAAAGATATTCCTATTATAATAGAAAAAATGAAAAAACGGTATCCATTTGTGACGATAGAACATACTGGAGCATTCGGTGTTTGTCATGAATTAGTAGAAATTATCGTGGAAAGAATAAAACAAGCGCCGATTCAAGAAAATGAAAAAACAGCGTATCTTCTCGTTGGAAGGGGAAGTACGGATAAAGAAGCGTATCATGATTTTTTAGAAATGAAACATCGCATTGCTAAAGCGATGCAATTACCGATAACCGAGTGCTTTTTAGCTGCTCGTACCCCCACAGTGGAAGAAACTGTCCAGCAGGCAAAAGAACAAGGATATACGCAAATTGTGCTGATTCCATACTTACTATTCTCTGGACGATTAATGACCCGACTAAAACGCATACAACAAACAGAAACATGCCCCGTCGTCGTATGTCATCCTATCGGCTATCATTCAAATTTAATCACTTTTTTTCAAAGATATTTTAAAAAAGTATCGTAA